In Microcella indica, the genomic window TCTATATAGATGAGTGGCACCAGTTTAGCCGCCACGAGGCCGGGCGGTCGTGGGCATCGCTTAGGCTGAGCGGGTGGCACCGTGGTTTAGACGTTCCCGCCCGCGCGCTGAGGCTCCTTCCCTCACCCCGCGGGACGCCGCTGTCGCCGCCCTGCGCGTCGATCTGGCCGAGCTCACCCCGCCCGTCGAGCACTTCCTCGGTCAATGCGCCGCACTGCATATGACGTTCTTCGAGGCGCTCAGCCACGCGACCGCGAACGCGCCGCGCATCGCCGACAAGGACGCGCTGGCGCGCGTGTGCGACATCTCGCTGCGCCGCTACCTGGCTCTCGTCGCCGAGTTCGAGCGGCACAAGCTCGACCGCACCGACGTCATGGAGCCGCACCTGCTGGGCGTGGAGGAGTTCGAGCGGCGTACGCAGGGCGCCGACTGGCATGAGCAGGTCGCGAGCGCGCACGTCACGATCGGCTTCCTCACCGACTTCTGGATGCGCCTCGCCGGCGGTCTGCCGAGCCCCACGCGGGAGGCGGTGCAGGCGGCCTTGAGCGAGGGAGACCTGCAGTCGCCGATGCACCGCATCATCGAGGGTCAGATCGCCGCGAACCCGCGGTTGTCGTCGCGGCTCGCGCTGTGGTGCCGCCGCCTCGTCGG contains:
- a CDS encoding ferritin-like fold-containing protein, whose amino-acid sequence is MAPWFRRSRPRAEAPSLTPRDAAVAALRVDLAELTPPVEHFLGQCAALHMTFFEALSHATANAPRIADKDALARVCDISLRRYLALVAEFERHKLDRTDVMEPHLLGVEEFERRTQGADWHEQVASAHVTIGFLTDFWMRLAGGLPSPTREAVQAALSEGDLQSPMHRIIEGQIAANPRLSSRLALWCRRLVGDTMLQARSALVFHGDHAREEAQIEPVFTELIAAHTRRMDRLGLTA